The genomic interval AAACAACACACCGCTGCCGGTAATATTAATCCTGCCTCCTTTATCGCCCTCACCACCAGGAAATTAAAAcgcttatctctctctctttccttctctctctctctctctcccaaacACACCCCACACATCTTCTGTTATGATTGTCACTTGCACAAAGGCCAGAAAGAAGACGCATCGatatgctgtttttgttctttcccGTCCTCACTGGAGACCAGGATGCACGTTTATTAAGAGATTAAATCAAGACCGTGATACTGAGTGCAGCAGCACGCCCTGTCCCCCTGTCCATATCGCTGTGGACATGCTAAAGGACGGACGTGCCGGTCTTTCGTTAAgtagaggtggaagaagtaatcATATTATCTACTTAACGGTAGAATTATTGctctgtaaaagtaaaagtcctgcattttagcagcaaaatgttcttaaagtatcaaaagtaaaagtaccacgCAGAATGGATCCTTTCAGGTTGTTACATGAGATATTATCtcattatgtgtatatatacagcatCTATCATATAATATGTAATcagtataatcagtaaaatcTTTATCTGATCTGTTGATGATAGCAGCAGTGGAGTTGctttgtgggtaatgtaggcgccaggtttttgAGGAGGGAGAACGGATGGATGAAAAACACAatgtctctggttctgctgcgtCGATTTTTGgcccctttttgttttaaactgtccatttaGGAtttaataataagtaataagaaTAATTCAGTATCGAAGCCTTTGCTGTTTCACTTTAATGTCGCTTCAGTGCTTCATTCCTTTGATCCGTTTCATATCTATGAATTTCCTCCGTCTCCTCACAGGTTCCTCAGCATGAAGTTCAAGGCGGTCACGTTCATCGACTCCTCTTTCATCAACTGCTATTTTGAAGATGTCTCCTCCGTAGGATCCTTCTTCAAAAACTGCACCTTTGTAGACTCCTTCTTCTACAACACGGGTGAGTCTACGCCTCGCGGTCAGAGCTTTCCTTCCCTGTACTGAGGCGTTTCCTTCCACCCCAGAATATCCTATTAAACTGAGGGTGCCTTACACATAAGTCTCACTcaggctctctgtctctttctgacAGTTCATTTCGGTCCAGCCTTCTGGGAAGGAGAGAATGGGTTTGAGCATTTATGGCTTTGCTTTATGCCACTAAATTACTGCTTAACCTCTCCGCCCCCTGCGCAGATTGCCTTTCTGAACTCAGGCGACTGAGCCTGGCTGGGCTGCAGAGGACTGAAAATGGCACTTTCAAACCACACAGATATTCCTGAAGTGATGCTTTTTTATTGTATCTGATGTTTTAGATGcttgcaaaaaaataaattcaagaCAGCCAGGTACATAAACCGGATTCGCTGAGCAGCTGGATTTTCAAAAAGTGAGCTTTTCTCTTCACTCGATGATTAATTCAtcacagcttgttttgtttatatgaaAACGTTGGAACCAAGGCGTCAAATCGTACCTTTAATAAATCCAGGCTATGTTATAAAACTGCACACCAATCATttcgggtggggggggggggcgggggggctgaCGAAACCACaagcaggaagaaaaggaaaggcaGGACAGGCGCTTTAAATGTTCtgagaggagctggagctgaatCAGACCTTGTGGGAGCGCAGGGTGGAAAAATAGTCCCCTCCGGCGCCCAGGAAAGAGCTGAACATGGAAACAGTAAGGGCGCGTCAGGTTGCTGGTAATGCCCCGTGGGAAATGAAGTCTCTTTGCCCCCAGCAATGTGTCTCTAGAgagcagaggatgaagagaaaggaggagaggcagaatgggaaaggggagggaggaggacgagTGTGGCGAGAGCAGAGGTGAGAACAGGgaatgttttctctttgctgCAGCTGCGGAAGTTTATTAATACACCATTTCTATTTAGGGAGAGAGCCCGCGGACGTTTAAACTGCACGCTGAGTATACACTATTAATATCTTATGCACACACTGTAGTTGAGAGGGGGTATTTTAATgaatccaataaaaaaaaaatgcagatatACTAGTGCAAGGTTTTATTTAACCTGAAATGAACAATAGAGCCTCGTTGagattaaaggaacagtttgacattttgggaaaaacaggGTACGATAGACAcctctctcgtgtgtgtgtgtgtgtgtgtgtgtgtgtgtgtgtatgctgaatatgaagttacagccagcagccggttagcttagcttagcttagcttagcataaaacctggaaacagggggaaacagcaagccaggctctgtccaaaggtaaaacaacTACCTGCACCTCTGAGGCTTATGggttaacatgttgtatctcgtttgtttaatctgtataaaaataaaagtgtaaaaaaaattacatattGTGGTTCTACGACTATTTCTTGGTCGAGggcagtctttatgctaagctaacagtcccCTGTCTCTTTAAATATCTAGTTTTCAAGAGTCTCTTTTTActtaacttttttatttttgtttattttattacatttagaaaaatgttttgagCCCAAATTGGTATCAAACcaataatgatgaaaatgaatgagacCGAACTGAACACCACCAGTAAAATAAATGCGATAAACACATCTGGAATTTGATATCAGCAGCATCGCAGAGCATTTCGTCTCTGCAGCGATGCTTAAAACTCACAGAAAGAGACCAGTCTTGGCTGTTTTATCCAACTGCAGAAGGTGCCAGGCAGATAAAAAACATATCCTAATGCTTTATTTAAACACCGTTCTCTCACATTTACAGATATTGACGACGCCAAACTAACAAACTCAAGGGTGATCAACAGCTCCTTCCACCACAACAAGACAGGCTGTCAGATGACATTCGACGATGACTACAGCGCCTACTGGGTCTATTTTGTCAACTTCCTGGGAACGCTGGCTGTGCTGCCAGGAAACATCGTCTCTGCCCTCCTCATGGACAAAATAGGACGCCTTAGCATGTTAGGTATGACATAACAGTCTCTCCGGTGGTTGAGGACCCGCTCTGGTTATGAAACGCAGCCTTTTCTCCTGCAGAATGTTTTGAATGTTCTTCTGATGCTGGCCCGTGTATCTGCAGTGACCTCTGGTGACGTAAATGGGGCTATTTTGTGTCTGAGATGTAAAAGATGAGCGGTGTTGTGTCCCGCAGGAGGCTCCATGGTGCTGTCAGGCATCAGCTGCTTCTTCCTTTGGTTCGGCACCAGCGAGTCCATGATGATCTTCATGCTCTGTCTCTACAACGGCCTCAGCATCTCGGCCTGGAACTCCCTGGATGTGGTGACCGCTGAGCTGTACCCAACAGACAGGAGGTGAGTGCTGCACTCACTACACACAGAACTGTATAAAGTATATGTACAGCATTTTAAAGGTATACAACATTACGACACTTCCCTTATAACTTCAGGTAATTCGCAAGCGTCTCTCCAAACAAACATCTCATGAGCTCAGTCTTTGATGTGAGATTTAACTCATTAAAGAAGGAGCGTTAAGATGGTGACTTGTCATTCCTGGAAACAGCCACAGTTATTgaacaaatatttttaaaaaagcttgtTGTAGATATGCGATGAAGACGGATTCTGCAGCTGCATGTTCAGTTTCTCACCTCAGATTTATTCACTGATATCATGACGTGTTTTCCAGCTATAGAAAGAGGTTACATTCATTagatacatatatttatatatacataaatgtcTGTGTCCTCCTCGTCTCCTTGTTTTCAGGGGCACCGGCTTCGGCTTCTGTAACGCCATGTGTAAGCTGGCCGCGGTGCTGGGCAACCTGATCTTTGGCTCGCTGGTTGGCATCACCAAGGCCATCCCCATCCTGCTGGCCTCGTCCGTGCTGGTTGGCGGCGGCCTGGTGGGGCTCCGACTGCCAGACACACGCGCCAATGTCCTCATGTAAACCTCAACACAGACCAGTATGTTGTTTACCAGGTATTTACTCAGTTTACCGACTAATCATCCATGTATGAGCTTTATTTGAATATCACTGAAACGGGCGTAGCTGTCGTCCttcttgtatttattgtttgataAATAATGTCGACTACGTTCAAACTCAAATGCAGGACGAGTGATTGttattctgttgtttctgaGCAAAATACCTGgtaaataataaagataatgaaatgcagtttaaCTTAACAATGAGCTGCAGATATAAAGAGTTTGAAGACTTCAATCAAAGGTTAGAAATGTATAAAGTATCAGTGGCTGGTTGCCAAAGCCCCCGGGCATTCCTGCAGGAATTCAAGATGAAAAGGCTGCTATTCAGAGATAATTTAACTGATAATTATCAGTGGTGATAAAACTCTGTATATCAGCAGCTCATTATCTACCATGACACAAATGCATGTGTCAAAGCTGCAAAAGACTTGGACTTCTGAGGACCTTCTCCTTGCAAATCCTACTCAGCCTCGCTcggattaaaggaatagtttagggaaacattttgggaaacgaCGCTTAATcaaagctaccaccagcagccggttagcttagcttacagACTGGAAGCAGCATGTTACGTGTTGTATCTTGTTCGTTAAATCTttgacgaaaaaaaaaaaatgttgggtTATGTGATGGACTATTTGTTGATTGAACAAACGAGATGTAACGTGTTCATTTAGTGAACTTCACAGGTTCTGCcaggtggattttgttccctttggacagagccaggctagctgttttcctctgcttccagtctttatgctaagctaagctaacaggctgctagCAACAGCTTCGCATTTACTATACTGAGACtctcaacaaaatgtcaaactattcctttaagtacaACTCATTTtgtaacagctgtgtgtgtgtttatgcttgtttatatgtatatttacgGATTTCTGTTATTACTATGTTATTTATTGCTTTTATGTTTGTAGGCCAGAAATTGAAGGTGCAAACCTGTGATCAGTATTCACTCATGGTTGATGACGTTCAAGCCTTTTGCTGCCATTTGCAAGAATGACAAGGccatagaaaaaaacaaacaaacaaacaaacgatcTATAACGATGTAGTAGTTTAGTCAAAAACCGGCAACTTCAGCAGCTACATTTCTAAAGTGAAGAGaagtttacattttctgctttttacaGTAAGAGACTTTTGAGATTGGAAACCTTTTGTCCGAatgcttcctctctccctccctcgtgTCCGTGTCGTGTTCGTCTCGTGGCCCCCCCCCCGAGAAGGGCTTTGCGATCCGATCTGTCAAGAAGAATTTGTACTCTGCTGTTATAACCTGCTCTTCTccttgttgtttctgtctcaccGTCTTGGTCTCCTCATCCAGTCTCTGTTTATCTCCTCCCGCCTTGCTGGCTGCCCCAAAACTCAAAAAGGCCTTTCTGAAATGTcgtgcctctttctctctctctctctctctccattgaGCCCGTCTCTCCTTCCAAACCTTGCTGgaagctctgctgctctgtcctgcttGTTTCTGTTGGTCTCTCATCTCTtgatgctgcagtgtgtgtgtgtgtgtgtgtgtgtgtgtgtgtgtgtgtgtccagacaAACCCTCATAAGATGCAGTGACCATCTCATATGtagaaagttttatttttgtttttctgaaggaTTTGAACTCTATgataaagtgaaattaaaagccATGCTTAAAGGATCCGTTCAGCCAAATTCCAAAAAGACATATTTACTAGCCATGTCGATGTGAACCTCATCAGAACACGGtgtgaaaagtcagggggtcaccgaagtcagtaggattcatcctctggggaccgtgaatgtctgtgaatttcatggcaatccatccgacAGTTGCTGAggtatttcaatctggaccaaatcagctgacattgccatctctagaacaacaaatacaacaaataatccacagaacacaacGCGTCCTGTACCAGCAGTGCgcactgatttggccaaaatgtagcatgtagcatgcaaacaaaatccaaaatatCTCCAGTCTGATTTCGAGGcgagaaataagcaacccagtTAGTGAATCTTCACTCGTATTAGATCTACAAGTCCTCGTTTAGAAGTTTGTTCCGACTTTCGTAAAGGCcacctgcatgattattacttctgCTCTCCAAAACATGAACCGGTTAAGCCTACTATGTACTATATACTGCATACTTCCTCTGCAGAAAGTAGATCCAGTGGAAACTGTTTAGAGTGAGGTCTGTGggttgtttctggaaagacaaacaaacgtccattcacctccattataTTAAGGTGGAGGCACAAACCTTAGAGACGGATATCGGGgcaaattaaacagaaatgtgtggTTAGATTCCACTTGAGCCACATAAGagaagctgttgtttttgtgatttgggtgaacagACCCTTTAAAACCTCTAATGAATGGGACTCCTGCTGCTACAAAGTCAGTGCTTTGATCATCAGGTAATGTGTAAAACCTGTGACATGTTTGTTCAGTcataccaaaaaaaacaagtccatatttatttttagcaaACACGTGCAGTGCATGACCTCCTACATGCAGCTATTTTAAGATTCCTGCTTCATGAATGAAGTCTGGTGTCCTGATGAGTGTGTCTGATGCTTTATTTCTGTCCGTCTGCATCGTCCGCCTGAACAAACTCACTATACATTCACTGTTTCCAAAAAGAAATCCCTGCATGTTTGTTACTGAAGTCCTTCTGTCGTGtgtgctccccccccccccccccccccccccccccatctttggTGTCTTCGCTGTTCTTCTgctggggggggcggggggtagGACAGTCACAGTGATTCCCGGGTCAAAGGTGAATGCATCACTCtcgtgtgtttgtctttgtcagacTTGTTGTGGACAGGTGTTCATTATACTGAGTTGACTTCGAGGTGGTTGTGAAAGCCCCCCCCCGTGGTGAGATGACTGTATGTACTGCAAGATGTTATCCAGCAGGGGAGGTCAGATCTGCTCCTGAGAAAGGTTTCCAGTTTGATTGATGATTCATTATCGTAACGTCACTGAAGCAGGGCTGGATTTGCCAGCGTTGTGACTTTCAGATTTGAAAACCCCTGCTGTCAAATAATATGTGGaggtgtgtgtaaaaaaaaaaacaattacctGTCCTTgatatgatttattttgataagAAAAGGCTCAAGTGAATGCAGTGTAAAGGTGGATTCCTCTGGTGTCTCCATGTTGAATAAAGAGTTTCATTTGAACAGCTgtgaggcttttctttttttgtttgtttcattttgttcgCTGTCCAAAAATGTCTGCATCCACTTACACCAGCAGGTGGCGCCATTTATACAGAGTTAACCAAGACGGGCGCCTGTGGCTGTCGGGCTTTCTGAGTTATTCAAAGACTGTTATGGAGCCTCATTTTATAACTTTATGACTGCTCACTGTTGAGCAAAGGTCACCAagagttttagttttagtttatttgACATCAGTGGTGGTTCTGGTCCACTTAAACCACATGGGCCAGACTGGGGCCAGACTGGGGCCAGCTGTTCTTTTCGAGGGGGCAGTTAAGTTAAAGCgacattttttttactgaactgtggccacaagtggaAGGCTACAGGATAATGGCACGTGCTAAAGTAGACAAGTTATGGCAATACATAGCAGTTTGCTAgctttagctaacattagcctccaGAAGCTGcaggccccccccccatgaGCATAAATTGAGCACgggtgtgttttattaaagttcaacatttaatttgtaAGAAGATTGGGTTATTTCTTCCCTCTAAAGTAACTTGAAGTCAGAAACTAAGCGTTATATTAGCTGAAAAAGTCGGTTAGAAGCAAAGTCAGACACGTCATCTAAAGAAAGACAATATAAAATGGGACAACGTGTCATTTGTacccacaaaataaacaaatgcatcTTTGTAAAACCGCTCCATAGTGGTGCAATACAGCAAACAGCACACCAACAGAAACCTACCATAGATACACGACTCGCACGTGTTTCTTATGTATTTTCAAGGACAACATGAAGTCTTCAGTGACCGTCTCTTCTCCGTCTTCTTCCGTCTTCCTCTGATGTGTAATGTCCTCTTGTTATGTCGGGctgtgttctgtctctctcgtaaaagagatcttgatctcaTTCAGATTACCTGATTAAATGAAGCTCTGGAGGCTCGTGGAGGCCTGACTTCACACTCAGACACTTCATGTTgctttttcctttaatttgtcaccctcatcatcatcatcatcaacaaagTCAATCCAATTTtataattactttttaaaattctgGAGGTTAGTTATTAAAACAACAGGTTCCCCGCAGGTGTTAAACCTCGGAAAGTGCAACTCAGCAACACAAGCTCCGGTCTGGTGGGCTTCAGTTCCCTCAACCTTACAAAGGGGGTCTTTGCGATCCTCAGGATGAAACATTATGTACCACACTGAGTTGCAGTCGGACAGCTTGAACCCTGAGTTGTTGTAATTGCGCTCTTGGGTTCAGACCTGACTAACTTGTTCTGAGAGCGCTGCAGTTAAGTGTCTTTCCCAGACCTTTCAACCATGAAGCGACCGAGTAttcaaaacaacagaacaggGTCTTCCTTTATCAATTAAATGACCTTTTATAGAAGATCAAGTTTTTGTGAGGCTAAAAATTTGTTTCCAGTCTGATAAAATCACGTACAAATCATTTCAGGAACCTATtatatgcttctttttttcttcagttctATATGCAGCATGTCGGGAGGCGTGGTGATGTGTCACCCTACATCCTGCCACAGGAAATGTCAGAGGAGTAGCGAGGAAAGATGAAACAACAAGATGCATAGCTCTATTAGAACTATTATTATAGTGACACATTTAGTTTGGctgaatgaaacacacaaaaataaaatgtacaattataaaataatacttttatcCTGTATcagaaacaacacagactgTTGCTGTAAAACCATTAAACAAAAAGCATTAACTATCATGAgtattatataaaaatgtatatactttcctttcatctttatgtacataaacatttaaattaatatatttatttctcacaaacactcacatacaAGAAAACTGTATtgctatatttatatatatatatatatatatatatatatatatatatatatatatatatatatatatgtgtaaatatttattctGTCCTTTGCTTGTTTATCATAAATACAGTCGAGGtacttttgctttctttttggATTCCAGCCACAGAGACGATTTCCTTCTTTGTCAGCTGCAAAATCAAAGCCATTTGTTGGGCAACAGGTCTCCCTCAGAGAGATATGCTCAGGGTTTTGCCTTTAAAGGGCCTGAAGTAAAGACTGGAGCCTGCAGACTTGGacatgaggagaaagaggaaggggtCCAGACAGGCGTGCaggcagcacaaacacaccgcCACTTTAAAGTACAGGTACAAACTCTCTGTTCCGTCCACGGACAGTTTCACGTAATGGAGGAAGTGCAAGAGCCCAGCGGGAGTAAAGCACACCAGGAAGATGACAAAGACCAGAGAGCTGGCCTTGATGTACATCGACCAGTCCATGTGTGATCGCTTCAGTTCACAGACGATTCGGGCGTAGCACACGACCGTGACCACCAGCGGCACCAGGAGGCCGAAGGCGGTTAGGAACAGGTTGTAGTAGAGCAAGGAGACGTGGGAGCCGTAGTCCAGAGGCAACACATCATGGCAGGTGATGCGGTCCACCTGAGGGAGCCAATAGCTCTGCTGGACCAGGAGCTCGGGGACGACGGCGGCACCAAACGCCCCCCATACGGCCAAGCTGACCCAGGCGGTGAGCATCCTCTTGGGGAGGCTTTTGTACATGAACGGGTGCACCACAGCCAGGTAGCGCTTGATGCTGATGCAGGCCAGCGTCTGGGCCGAGCAGTAGAGGTTGCCATAGAAACAGGCCGTGACCACTCGACAGGCGGCCTCCCCGAGCACCCAGTTGTTTCCATGGAGATGGTAGTGAGCCttgaagaagagggagaggaggaggaagaggtcgGAGACAGCCAGGCTGCAGTAGAGGATGGCAGAGGACACCTTCCTGATTTTAGTGGCCAGCGTGCACAAGATGGCAACGTTGGCCGGGACCCCGACAGTCACGACCAACACATAAATAACGGGAATGACCCGCGTGCTCAGGGGGCCGCGGAGGTACCGGACTGTGCTGTTGCTTAGTGACCGCAGAGGTGGAGGGGAACGAGATGAAATGGGAGCTTGTGTCCCATTTAGGACAAAAGAGAAATCCGGGACCCCTTTAAATGTTCTGGGCACAGCAGCAACATCCTCAGAGCTTTTATGGGGCTCTTGTACTCTGCTGTCCCCTGCCACGAAAACAAGAAAGTGCTCAAGTTCATGATCATTTTACTCTGAAGTTTCGTTATACTACATTTGTATCACCAGAAACTTCAAATGTATTGCTGAACAATATACTGAGTGGACCGCAATTGATAGTTTTGCGTGTAAAACGTCAGAAAATAGCAAAACAAATatctaaaacccaaagagacGCCTTCAGATCCAACAGAACAGCCCACAGCCAAAGATGTTCAGTCACGTAcgacaaagaaacacagcaaatcctcacaactgagaagctgttGGGAAATGTCCAAATAGCTGTTTGAAAAGACTGTTTCAGCTGTAATCCAGCTCCAGTCCAAGTTGTAGCTCgttgtttttaaataatatgATTTCAAATTAACTTGGAAATTAACTCAACCAGAGACCGCTCATTTATTTCAGCTGATAATATACAGTTAATAACATATAGCTAATAATACAGTCGACATTATCACGAGCAAGTATTCAAGATAGCTGAATGTTTagaataaaatgtgataaaagcaCAGCAGACTTCAACTGAAACGAATCTTTAAAAAGCATCTCTTACCTTCTTTTTGGAGAGTAACActcagacagagaagaaaagccAGGAGACGGAGCAGCTCCCCCATGTCTTCTTGTGGTTGTAGAGCCGTGTGGTGCTGCGTGCTCGGTGTCACCTCCGACCgcctgctgctctgtgggaGTGCTGGAGTCACAAACACCTCCCCAAAAACTACAGAGCGCAAAGAAAAACCACATCGTCGTCGAGTCCTTCTTGGATTTTGTTTTAACACGCACGGCGTgaacttcctcctctgtttcatGAGACTCAAACTCCAacactgtttttatgtttatgcaccataacataacataacatacgTTCTCTTTGACCTCTCACTCACTTACGTCATCATtcaagaacatttttaaaactctcCCCCCTAAAATGTCACCTTCAGTTTTCAGCTGTATCTGCTTCTTCTTGCTCAGACACTTCCTGGAACTATAAGGTGAAATATTGCTGTATGCTACGTCAGATGTAAATCTACATGTCTCGACAAACAGAATTTGGCacatttggaaactttgggatcttttTGTCCCGGCGGTATTTTTCCTGGAGGCATGTGGAGTGAGGCActaagggggggaggggggggggccgCTGGGGAAGCGAGGAAGTGACTGTCTGAAGATGATAAGCTTGTCCCAACATGAGCAGTTGTGTTTAGTCTTCACTtcccttctttttctgtgtttttaacatgGAGATGTTTTTAGTAAAGACCATTATATTTCGGCTCCTGAACTCTTGTCCGCTCACTAACTTTGATAAAAGCACGGTTAAATTGCTGTCATATTTGTCATATGTCTTAAGTTTTCCGACTGCTTTAGGGGTGGATGTCTGTTATGATAAGTTCGATTCAGgtgttctgcttttttttttaaaaatctcacTTTTATATTTACAGCAAACTGCGTGAATCGTGTCGTAACCTTCAGGACATTAACAGTTTGAAGTATTATTTGTTTGAGCTTCATCTGAGCTCTAACATCCAGCTGATCACAGATGTGACCTCTGTCTTGTTTATCCGACACTGGAAGAGATGGTTTCAGTACGAGCATCTGTTTGACTCTCAGTGTCATGTAGTATCCACTTTCCGCCTGTGATGCCATTGCCTGTGTGCAACCCAAACCATCACAAATGACTCAAACAGATAGCAGATAAAAGCATTTCCTCTGCACTACAGTTGAGGTTGTCATTGTCACAAACTAGACACAAGCATGTGGTTTCCATATCTGACGAGAAGCAGCATGAAGTCAGGGATGATGTTTTCTGTAACATACAATAATAGTCAAAGAGTCATCCTGGGTCATATGTTCAACACAAATACTTTGATCCCATTAACTACAGACATTATACCAATAAATAGATCAATTTTTAATGCAAGATTGGttcaggaacacacacaaaaaccacaaatgacaCTCATACACTGTGAAATACTCAGAAATCACATGATATCGtgcatctccttcctctctgtttaaTCTCTTCAAATGGACACCGGCGCATCTGCGGAAAACACCTGTTTCCTGCAGCATCACAGACGTCATGTGGGCTCTTCATGTGCCACAATactgcttcctgtttcttcttttctaagGGAGCAGTGAATAAAGTTCATTTTTCCAAATCTGGTGTATGAATTTCCGAGAGAGCGCCTCTAATCAAGCATGTaagtcaaacaaacactgtagaTACATGTAAGAAGACTATAGCACGTGTCCTGCCGGCCTGATTTGACCCATTAGAGGAGATTGTAATGATTCATTCTTTCAGGTTAGTTATAAAACCTCTACTTGTGCCGATGCCAGATTATGCCACAAGAGGGCCACATTATACCTTTATTAGACTGTAGAAGCCACTTGATATCATGATCAACTTTCCACTTAAAGTTCTGTTCAAATCTCCCAAAGACGCACTACCAGTCGCCCCAGTTTTTGCCATGTGGAGGAAATTATTCAAGTATTTCCACACGCCCTCAAGACTCAGTTGTCAGGGTCACTGCTGTGCGGTCACAGATGGCTCAGATAAGTGGATAATTTGGATGTTTTGCTGTACTGGTcttgcactctctctctgcagcagttATATAAACACCATTAAACCCTGTGGCAAATCATGGGTcacatttgaatgtaaatgtgttgcttCTGACATCAGAATAATTTAAAAGGCACTCATACTTCTTCAGAGGAAAGGGCTCTAATCAATAATTATATATTAACAATAGATCAAATGTCTATATGTAAAGTGAAAGGCTTCTTCTGTGGTGATAAACTCAGATGATTATCCCCTCGGAGCGTTTCAACATCTTTCAGCTTGTCTAAACGAAACTAAAGTTAGCGACTTAGCAaattagcaactagctggtgaacttgatggagcatttagcagatccagagtcagatatttccctcaggaggaaGAGACCAGACACACGACTCC from Enoplosus armatus isolate fEnoArm2 chromosome 18, fEnoArm2.hap1, whole genome shotgun sequence carries:
- the LOC139301326 gene encoding proteinase-activated receptor 3, which encodes MGELLRLLAFLLCLSVTLQKEGDSRVQEPHKSSEDVAAVPRTFKGVPDFSFVLNGTQAPISSRSPPPLRSLSNSTVRYLRGPLSTRVIPVIYVLVVTVGVPANVAILCTLATKIRKVSSAILYCSLAVSDLFLLLSLFFKAHYHLHGNNWVLGEAACRVVTACFYGNLYCSAQTLACISIKRYLAVVHPFMYKSLPKRMLTAWVSLAVWGAFGAAVVPELLVQQSYWLPQVDRITCHDVLPLDYGSHVSLLYYNLFLTAFGLLVPLVVTVVCYARIVCELKRSHMDWSMYIKASSLVFVIFLVCFTPAGLLHFLHYVKLSVDGTESLYLYFKVAVCLCCLHACLDPFLFLLMSKSAGSSLYFRPFKGKTLSISL